The Maylandia zebra isolate NMK-2024a linkage group LG7, Mzebra_GT3a, whole genome shotgun sequence genome contains a region encoding:
- the nts gene encoding neurotensin/neuromedin N: MQTQLACMLLLCLTCGALCTDVDQEQRALEEELLSSLFTSKMKQNKQSAPYWRVSLANLCKMLSALRQEAWSGEEEDGGLREGSLQLLDEMYNLQHICRVLQSREERLLQDSLEYSEENSDAPLKRKSPYILKRQVGHITKTRRPYILKRSTFY, encoded by the exons ATGCAGACACAGTTGGCGTGTATGCTTCTCCTCTGTTTAACATGTGGTGCACTTTGTACAG ATGTTGACCAGGAGCAGCGAGCGCTAGAAGAGGAACTACTCAGCAGTCTCTTCACTTCCAAG ATGAAACAGAATAAGCAGAGTGCCCCCTATTGGCGCGTGTCTCTGGCCAACCTCTGTAAGATGCTGAGCGCCCTGCGCCAGGAGGCGTGGAgtggggaggaggaggatgggggTCTGAGGGAGGGGAGCCTCCAGCTGCTGGATGAAATGTACAACTTGCAACACATCTGCCGAGTACTGCAGAGCCGGGAGGAGAGG CTACTCCAAGACTCTCTAGAGTATTCAGAGGAGAACAGCGACGCTCCACTGAAACGAAAGTCACCCTACATATTGAAGAGGCAAGTGGGGCACATCACTAAGACTCGGCGGCCGTACATCTTAAAACGAAGTACATTTTACTGA
- the mgat4c gene encoding alpha-1,3-mannosyl-glycoprotein 4-beta-N-acetylglucosaminyltransferase C, with product MRLMWKSLDKMRCLRKRSTIPFLGFLITFLLFLNLYIEDGYVLEGDKRQLRETSVHPSSSERYVHTFRDLSNFSGSINVTYRYLAGTPLNRKKYLTIGLSSVKRKRGNYLLETIKSIFDQSSYEELKEIVVVVHLADFDLVWCENLVQEITRKFAHHIIAGRLLVIQAPEEYYPSLDGLKRNYNDPEDRVRFRSKQNVDYAFLLNFCTNLSDFYMMLEDDVRCSRNFLTALKKVITSREGSYWVMLEFSKLGYIGKLYHSRDLPRLAHFLLMFYQEMPCDWLLIHFRGLLAQKDVIRFKPSLFQHMGYYSSYKGAENKLKDDDFEEDSIDIPDNPPASLYTNINVFENYDATKAYSTVDEYFWGKPPSTGDFFIVVFNKSTKISKIKIVTGSDDRQNDILHHGALEVGEKLVGTKKGKQCSSYITLGEFKNGNIEVHDVDHKIAFDIECVRIVVTGSQKEWLIIRSISLWTTQPPSQ from the exons ATGAGGCTGATGTGGAAATCCCTGGACAAGATGAGATGTCTGAGGAAACGCTCCACTATTCCCTTCCTCGGCTTCCTCATcaccttcctcctcttcctgaaCCTTTACATTGAAGATGGCTACGTGCTG GAAGGGGATAAAAGGCAGCTTAGGGAAACATCAGTCCACCCTTCAAGCTCAGAACGATACGTCCACACCTTCAGAGACCTGAGTAATTTCTCTGGATCCATCAACGTCACATATCGCTATCTCGCTGGTACCCCACTGAACCGCAAGA AGTATCTCACCATCGGGCTCTCATCtgtcaaaagaaaaagaggaaactaCCTCCTGGAAACGATCAAATCCATATTTGATCAGTCCAGTTACGAAGAACTGAAAGAGATTGTGGTTGTCGTCCATCTGGCGGACTTTGACCTGGTCTGGTGTGAGAACCTGGTGCAGGAAATCACCAGGAAGTTTGCACACCACATCATAGCTGGACGTCTCTTAGTAATCCAAGCTCCAGAGGAGTACTATCCGTCTCTGGACGGATTGAAAAGGAACTACAACGACCCAGAGGACAGGGTCCGTTTCCGCTCCAAGCAGAACGTGGACTACGCTTTCCTGCTCAACTTCTGCACAAACCTCTCCGACTTCTACATGATGTTAGAGGACGATGTGCGCTGCTCCAGGAACTTCCTGACAGCACTGAAGAAGGTGATCACCTCCAGAGAAGGTTCCTACTGGGTGATGTTGGAATTCTCCAAGCTGGGCTACATCGGGAAGCTGTATCACTCCAGAGACCTGCCGCGCTTGGCTCATTTCCTGCTCATGTTCTACCAGGAAATGCCCTGCGACTGGCTCCTCATCCACTTCAGAGGCCTGCTTGCACAGAAGGACGTGATCCGCTTCAAGCCTTCACTGTTCCAGCACATGGGCTACTACTCCTCTTATAAAGGTGCCGAGAACAAGCTGAAGGATGATGACTTTGAGGAAGACTCCATAGACATTCCCGACAACCCCCCCGCCAgcctttacacaaacatcaatgTCTTTGAAAACTATGACGCCACCAAGGCTTACAGCACAGTGGATGAATACTTTTGGGGAAAACCTCCCTCTACTGGAGATTTCTTTATTGTAGTCTTTAACAAATCTACCAAAATCAGTAAAATTAAGATTGTTACTGGGTCTGATGACCGGCAGAATGACATTCTTCATCACGGAGCTCTGGAAGTAGGAGAGAAATTAGTTGGGACTAAAAAAGGCAAACAGTGTTCCTCTTATATCACATTAGGAGAGTTTAAAAATGGCAACATTGAGGTCCATGACGTAGACCACAAAATAGCCTTTGACATTGAGTGTGTACGCATTGTGGTCACAGGCAGCCAGAAAGAATGGCTCATTATCAGAAGTATAAGTTTATGGACTACGCAACCCCCCAGCCAATGA